One genomic window of Salmo salar chromosome ssa12, Ssal_v3.1, whole genome shotgun sequence includes the following:
- the ef1a1 gene encoding elongation factor 1-alpha 1 isoform X1, which yields MGKEKLHINIVVIGHVDSGKSTTTGHLIYKCGGIDKRTIEKFEKEAAEMGKGSFKYAWVLDKLKAERERGITIDISLWKFETSRYYVTIIDAPGHRDFIKNMITGTSQADCAVLIVAAGVGEFEAGISKNGQTREHALLAYTLGVKQLIVSVNKMDSTEPNYSQKRYEEIVKEVSTYIKKIGYNPDTVAFVPISGWNGDNMLEASPNMTWFKGWKITRKDGNASGTTLLEALDAIQPPSRPTDKPLRLPLQDVYKIGGIGTVPVGRVETGVIKPGMVVTFAPVNVTTEVKSVEMHHEALTEAMPGDNVGFNVKNVSVKDIRRGNVAGDSKNDPPMEAANFTAQVIILNHPGQISAGYAPVLDCHTAHIACKFAELKEKIDRRSGKKLEDNPKALKSGDAAIVDMVPGKPMCVESFSEYPPLGRFAVRDMRQTVAVGVIKAVEKKAPSTGKVTKSAQKAQKVK from the exons ATGGGCAAGGAGAAGCTTCACATCAACATCGTGGTGATCGGCCATGTGGACTCAGGCAAGTCCACCACCACAGGCCACCTCATCTACAAGTGTGGGGGCATTGACAAGAGGACCATTGAGAAGTTTGAGAAGGAGGCCGCTGAG ATGGGGAAGGGCTCATTCAAGTATGCCTGGGTGCTGGACAAGCTGAAGGCAGAGAGGGAGCGAGGCATCACCATCGACATCTCCCTGTGGAAGTTTGAGACCAGCAGGTACTACGTCACCATCATCGACGCCCCGGGACACAGGGACTTCATCAAGAACATGATCACTGGCACCTCTCAG GCGGACTGTGCTGTGCTCATCGTGGCGGCGGGAGTGGGCGAGTTTGAGGCGGGCATCTCCAAGAATGGGCAAACCCGCGAGCACGCCCTTCTGGCCTACACCCTAGGGGTCAAGCAGCTGATCGTATCGGTCAACAAGATGGACTCCACCGAGCCCAACTACAGCCAGAAACGCTATGAGGAGATTGTGAAGGAAGTCAGCACCTATATTAAGAAGATTGGTTACAACCCGGATACGGTGGCCTTCGTTCCCATCTCTGGCTGGAATGGGGACAATATGCTGGAGGCTAGCCCTAAC ATGACATGGTTCAAAGGGTGGAAGATCACCCGTAAGGACGGCAACGCCTCTGGAACCACCCTGCTGGAGGCCCTGGACGCCATCCAGCCACCCTCCCGCCCCACAGACAAACCCCTCCGCCTGCCCCTACAGGACGTCTACAAGATAGGAG gtaTTGGTACGGTCCCGGTGGGGCGGGTGGAGACGGGAGTGATCAAGCCAGGCATGGTGGTGACTTTTGCCCCCGTCAATGTGACCACGGAGGTCAAGTCAGTGGAGATGCACCACGAGGCGCTGACCGAGGCCATGCCCGGAGACAACGTGGGCTTTAACGTCAAGAACGTGTCGGTAAAAGACATACGGCGAGGGAACGTGGCTGGTGACAGTAAGAACGACCCGCCGATGGAAGCGGCCAACTTCACTGCCCAG gtCATCATCCTGAACCACCCAGGTCAGATCAGTGCTGGCTACGCCCCCGTGCTGGACTGCCACACGGCCCACATCGCCTGTAAGTTCGCTGAACTGAAGGAGAAGATTGACCGGCGCTCAGGCAAGAAGCTGGAGGACAACCCCAAGGCCCTGAAGTCTGGCGACGCAGCCATCGTTGACATGGTCCCCGGGAAGCCCATGTGTGTGGAGAGCTTCTCTGAGTACCCACCACTtg GGCGCTTTGCGGTGCGTGACATGCGTCAGACGGTGGCGGTGGGCGTGATCAAGGCGGTGGAGAAGAAGGCTCCGTCCACGGGCAAGGTCACCAAGTCGGCCCAGAAGGCCCAGAAGGTCAAATGA